From a single Rutidosis leptorrhynchoides isolate AG116_Rl617_1_P2 chromosome 5, CSIRO_AGI_Rlap_v1, whole genome shotgun sequence genomic region:
- the LOC139846495 gene encoding ferredoxin--NADP reductase, leaf-type isozyme, chloroplastic-like, whose amino-acid sequence MASSSSVSAIISLSSSKSTAISSRTSSLISQDRVSFTKVPCYKNVSSSGKSLSIRAQIVQDTEAPPAKVEKISKKQEEGVVTNKYRPKEPYVGRCLLNTKITGDDAPGETWHMVFTTEGEIPYKEGQSIGVIPDGIDPKNGKPHKLRLYSIASSAIGDFGDSKTVSLCVKRLVYTNDQGVEVKGVCSNFLCDLKPGAEVQITGPVGKEMLMPKDPNATVIMLATGTGIAPFRSFMWKMFFEKHEDYQFNGLAWLFLGVPTSSSLLYKEEFEKMKEMKPDNLRVDFAVSREQTNEKGEKMYIQTRMAQYDRELWELLKKDNTFVYMCGLKGMEKGIDDIMVTLAAEDGIDWVQYKKQLKKEGQWNVEVY is encoded by the exons AtggcttcttcttcttcagttAGTGCTATTATCTCCCTTTCATCTTCAAAATCCACTGCTATATCATCTAGAACATCATCACTCATCTCTCAAGATAGAGTCTCTTTTACCAAG GTGCCATGTTACAAAAATGTATCATCAAGTGGTAAATCACTATCAATTAGAGCCCAAATTGTACAAGATACTGAGGCTCCTCCAGCTAAAGTAGAGAAAATATCAAAGAAACAAGAAGAGGGTGTGGTTACAAATAAATACCGCCCAAAGGAACCATATGTCGGTCGGTGCCTTTTAAACACGAAGATCACCGGCGATGATGCCCCCGGTGAAACTTGGCATATGGTCTTCACCACTGAGG GTGAGATCCCATACAAGGAAGGACAATCGATTGGTGTGATTCCAGACGGGATTGATCCCAAGAACGGAAAGCCACATAAATTGAGATTGTATTCCATTGCTAGCAGTGCTATCGGTGACTTTGGTGACTCCAAAACT GTATCTTTATGTGTAAAAAGACTCGTCTACACAAATGACCAAGGCGTAGAAGTTAAAGGAGTTTGTTCGAACTTTTTAT GTGATCTAAAGCCGGGAGCTGAGGTGCAAATTACCGGCCCAGTTGGAAAAGAAATGCTTATGCCAAAGGATCCTAATGCAACTGTTATAATG CTTGCAACAGGAACTGGTATTGCTCCTTTCCGTTCGTTTATGTGGAAAATGTTCTTTGAAAAGCACGAAGACTATCAG TTTAATGGTTTGGCATGGCTCTTTTTAGGAGTTCCCACAAGTAGTTCCTTGTTATATAaagag GAATTTGAGAAAATGAAGGAGATGAAACCCGATAATCTACGCGTTGACTTTGCTGTCAGTAGAGAGCAAACTAACGAAAAGGGCGAAAAAATGTACATTCAAACAAGAATGGCTCAATATGACAGAGAGCTATGGGAATTATTAAAAAAAGATAACACATTTGTGTACATGTGTGGGCTTAAGGGCATGGAGAAGGGTATTGATGACATCATGGTTACATTGGCTGCCGAAGATG GCATCGATTGGGTACAATACAAGAAGCAGTTGAAGAAGGAGGGACAATGGAATGTTGAAGTTTACTAA